The following coding sequences lie in one Deltaproteobacteria bacterium genomic window:
- a CDS encoding phosphoribosyltransferase family protein codes for VVIPVPDSGVPAALGFSEASGIPFEMGLIRNHYVGRTFIEPQQSIRHFGVKIKLNAVRSVVSGKRVVVVDDSIVRGTTGRKIIKMIRAAGAKEVHFRISSPPTCYPCFYGIDTPLRRDLIAATHTGEETNTYLTSDSLGYLSMEGLHACVPNGKTTYCDACFSGNYSVPLETEEPGEQLPLFRGSVRV; via the coding sequence GTCGTCATCCCCGTGCCCGACTCGGGCGTCCCCGCGGCGCTGGGGTTCTCCGAGGCGTCCGGGATCCCCTTCGAGATGGGCCTCATCCGGAACCACTACGTGGGGCGCACCTTCATCGAGCCGCAGCAGTCAATTCGTCACTTCGGCGTGAAGATCAAGCTGAACGCCGTGCGCAGCGTCGTCTCGGGGAAACGGGTCGTGGTGGTGGACGACTCCATCGTTCGCGGGACGACCGGGCGCAAGATCATCAAGATGATCCGGGCGGCCGGGGCGAAAGAGGTCCACTTCCGCATCAGCTCCCCCCCGACGTGCTACCCGTGCTTCTACGGGATCGACACCCCGCTGCGGCGGGACCTGATCGCCGCGACCCACACGGGGGAGGAGACGAACACCTACCTCACCTCCGACAGCCTTGGATACCTCAGCATGGAGGGCCTCCACGCCTGCGTGCCGAACGGGAAAACGACCTACTGCGACGCCTGCTTCTCGGGGAACTACTCGGTTCCGCTCGAGACGGAAGAGCCCGGGGAGCAGCTGCCGCTGTTCCGCGGCTCGGTCCGGGTCTAA
- the pyrE gene encoding orotate phosphoribosyltransferase, with protein sequence MTADRRRFLALLREKSYECRKVVLSSGRESDFYIDCKQSTLDAEGAVLTGRLFCAMLERGERPEAVGGITLGADPIVTAVSLTSALRGWPVPAFIIRKEPKKHGTEQWIEGTKNLRPGMRVAILEDVVTTGASTMRAIERAIGAGLVVARVLCLVDRNEGGSEAVAAAGYGVEPMFLREDVEHG encoded by the coding sequence ATGACCGCCGACCGGCGGCGTTTCCTGGCCCTCCTGCGGGAGAAAAGCTACGAGTGCCGCAAGGTCGTCCTCTCCTCGGGACGGGAATCCGACTTCTACATCGACTGCAAGCAGAGCACGCTCGACGCCGAGGGGGCGGTCCTCACGGGGCGGCTCTTCTGCGCGATGCTCGAGCGGGGGGAGCGCCCGGAGGCGGTGGGGGGGATCACCCTCGGGGCGGATCCGATCGTGACCGCCGTCTCCCTCACCAGCGCCTTGCGGGGATGGCCGGTGCCGGCGTTCATCATCCGCAAGGAGCCCAAGAAGCACGGGACGGAGCAGTGGATCGAGGGAACGAAGAATCTTCGTCCCGGGATGCGCGTGGCGATCCTGGAGGACGTGGTGACCACCGGCGCTTCGACGATGCGGGCGATCGAGCGCGCGATCGGGGCGGGACTGGTCGTGGCGCGGGTCCTTTGCCTCGTCGACCGGAACGAGGGCGGTTCGGAGGCGGTGGCGGCGGCCGGGTACGGCGTCGAGCCGATGTTCCTTCGGGAGGACGTGGAACATGGTTGA